One window of the Thermodesulfobacteriota bacterium genome contains the following:
- a CDS encoding fibronectin type III domain-containing protein: MRSLLGALLLALAALPAGPAYAAERLWATAAFPAAVQAAVAAGELDRAEADLYWLYAVKAPERLPDGYRAPAAAARAARSPAGGLALLELRCATPILRAVRSRLDQMPPAVRREAEALLQRPASGPRGALRRAGKSVTHVLPNWIETENFSFEWGPDLTAATGQAAVDADGNGLPDVVEQWASYFETAYALARELGFTHPILDQELVPVYLGNSDPDSAIDDIGGSFLGFTAGEPGELPYIVVQGDLRVDTWLNDEGSAAGGTAWDRVEANVRGTMKIVAAHEFFHVLHFLYEPPVWNSREDDWWLEATATWFEDEVFDGVNQYYSRFDGPTGWAGTVELGLPVPLLLDDPTVDYTIRAYGAVIFAKYLAEHGGGRASQRDLFDLIRAGPEAPPGRRPLEALDAYARTLGYDGLEELYLGFAAANAGMDYEEGAHFGFPGGTVPVRKRSLDADSAADTLPDTDPARPLPVPAYLGATYLAEGGFSGGLRVGLRGTSEPGSSPWGLALRVRRAGGYAVVLGSLDPGGLPEAEVSSLGPGDEILAAVSFLGPAETPTGYATEVSGAAIPAFSLPAPVLAAPVALPGRGADRGGVRLAWAPVEGAAGYVLRWRSGPQEPLASRTLFGHPTDPQTGRVEVELRSLQAGGTYEVRVLAYGPTGAAGAEAVLPGVRAGGAPATGLAPVRVLAQDVSVPGINVPERSAGSKGIGGVECFLRALVR, from the coding sequence ATGCGAAGCCTTCTGGGGGCCTTGCTTCTGGCCCTGGCGGCCCTGCCCGCTGGGCCGGCGTACGCCGCAGAGCGGCTGTGGGCGACCGCAGCCTTTCCCGCGGCGGTGCAGGCGGCCGTGGCGGCCGGTGAGCTCGACCGCGCCGAGGCCGACCTCTACTGGCTCTATGCGGTCAAGGCCCCCGAGCGCCTGCCCGATGGGTACCGGGCCCCGGCGGCCGCCGCCCGGGCCGCGCGCTCCCCTGCGGGCGGCTTGGCACTCCTGGAGCTGCGCTGCGCCACCCCGATCCTGCGAGCGGTGCGAAGCCGCCTCGACCAGATGCCCCCTGCGGTGCGACGCGAGGCCGAGGCCCTGCTCCAGCGCCCTGCCTCCGGCCCCCGGGGGGCCCTGCGCCGAGCGGGGAAGTCCGTGACCCACGTACTGCCCAACTGGATCGAGACCGAGAACTTCTCCTTTGAGTGGGGCCCGGACCTCACCGCCGCCACCGGCCAGGCTGCCGTGGACGCCGACGGCAACGGCCTTCCCGACGTGGTGGAGCAGTGGGCCAGCTACTTCGAGACGGCGTACGCCCTGGCCCGGGAGCTGGGGTTCACACACCCGATTCTCGACCAGGAGCTCGTGCCCGTGTACCTGGGCAACTCGGACCCCGACAGCGCCATCGACGACATCGGCGGCAGTTTCCTGGGCTTCACGGCCGGGGAACCCGGAGAGCTCCCCTACATCGTGGTCCAGGGCGACCTGCGCGTGGACACGTGGCTCAACGACGAGGGCAGCGCCGCCGGGGGCACCGCCTGGGACCGGGTGGAGGCCAACGTTCGGGGCACGATGAAGATCGTCGCCGCCCACGAGTTCTTCCACGTGCTCCACTTCCTCTACGAGCCCCCCGTGTGGAACTCCCGGGAGGACGACTGGTGGCTCGAGGCCACCGCCACCTGGTTCGAGGACGAGGTCTTCGACGGGGTGAACCAGTACTACAGCCGCTTCGACGGGCCCACGGGGTGGGCGGGGACCGTGGAGCTGGGGCTGCCCGTGCCCCTCCTCCTGGACGACCCCACGGTGGACTACACCATCCGGGCCTACGGCGCGGTCATTTTCGCCAAGTACCTGGCCGAGCACGGGGGCGGGCGCGCGAGCCAGCGGGACCTCTTCGACCTCATCCGGGCCGGCCCGGAGGCGCCCCCGGGGCGACGGCCCCTGGAGGCGCTGGACGCCTATGCCCGCACCCTGGGCTACGACGGACTGGAGGAGCTCTACCTGGGGTTCGCCGCGGCCAACGCCGGGATGGACTACGAGGAGGGGGCGCACTTCGGCTTTCCCGGGGGCACCGTGCCCGTGCGCAAGCGCTCCCTCGACGCCGACAGCGCCGCCGACACCCTGCCGGACACGGACCCCGCCCGGCCCCTTCCCGTGCCGGCCTACCTGGGGGCCACCTATCTCGCCGAGGGGGGCTTCTCCGGCGGCCTGCGGGTGGGTCTGCGGGGTACCTCCGAACCGGGCTCTTCCCCCTGGGGGCTCGCCCTGCGGGTGCGCCGAGCCGGCGGCTACGCGGTGGTCCTGGGGTCCCTGGACCCCGGGGGGCTTCCCGAGGCCGAAGTGTCCTCCCTGGGCCCCGGGGACGAGATCCTCGCCGCGGTGAGCTTCCTGGGCCCCGCGGAAACGCCCACCGGCTACGCCACCGAGGTGTCCGGGGCCGCTATCCCGGCATTTTCCCTCCCAGCCCCCGTGCTGGCTGCCCCGGTGGCCCTCCCCGGGCGCGGGGCCGACCGGGGGGGCGTGCGGCTGGCCTGGGCTCCCGTGGAAGGGGCGGCGGGCTACGTGCTCCGGTGGCGCTCGGGACCCCAGGAGCCTCTTGCGTCGCGCACCCTCTTCGGTCATCCCACCGACCCCCAGACGGGGCGGGTGGAGGTGGAGCTGCGCAGCCTGCAAGCCGGCGGCACGTACGAGGTGCGGGTGCTGGCCTACGGCCCCACGGGGGCCGCAGGGGCGGAAGCCGTCTTGCCCGGCGTGCGCGCGGGCGGTGCTCCGGCCACCGGGCTTGCGCCGGTGCGGGTGCTGGCCCAGGACGTGTCGGTGCCGGGCATCAACGTGCCCGAGCGCTCGGCGGGGAGCAAGGGCATCGGCGGCGTCGAGTGCTTCCTCCGGGCCCTAGTCAGGTGA